Within Amycolatopsis sp. cg5, the genomic segment CTTCTGGTCGTCGAACTCCCAGCCGAACAGCCCGCCGTAGAACGACTTGGCCGCGGCCTGGTCGGTGGTCTGCAGGTCGACCCAGCTCGGGGTGCCCTGCAGGTAGGCAGCGTGGTGCGGCATGACGTTTCCTCTCTCAGGCAGTGCGGCCGGTGAACGCGATGAGGCGTTCGAGACCGGTCGCGTCTTCGGGCGCGGCCACCTCGGGACCGAAGCGGCCCGCGCGCATCGGGGGAATGACGACCTGCCGCGCCTGCTCGAGCACGTACGAGCAGAGCTGATCGCTCACGTCGAGCGTGCGGCCGAGCGCGACCTCCACGTCCCAGGCGTGCACGAGCAGTTCGAGCGACATGATGGCCGCGGTCAGCGCGGCGTCGCGTTCGACGGGACCGGCCTGGACGACACCGTCGAGCCCGCGGGCTCGCCAGGCGTCGATCGCGTGCCGCCCGGAGGCGGCGACCCTGGCCTCGTGCGTGCCGTCGGCGGGTGTCTCCAGCGGCTTGCCCGCTATCGCGCTGAGGCTGGACAGTGAGCCGAGCAGGTGCTCGACGACCTGGTCGACGTTGAAATCGGCGCAGGGCGTCTGCCGGGTGCCGTCGTCGGGGCCGAGCCGGTGCAGCGTCGCGACGCAGATCTTCAGCGTGGCTTCGGCGGCGGCCAGTTGATCGGTCACGGGGCCTTCGGACATCGGGGGAATCTCCCTCACTCCGGGTTACTTTAGTGACGACTAAAATAGCTCGTCCGCCGGATTGAGGCAAGCTTTAGCCGTCGCTAAACTCACCCGTATGGACGCATTGGCCGTGGTCGCCGAACCCCGCCGCCGCGCGATCCTGCGGCTGGTCTGGGACGCCGAGCGGTCAGCGGGCGAGGTCGCGGAGCACTTCGACGTCACCTTCGGTGCGGTTTCGCAGCATCTCGGGGTGTTGCGCAAGGCCGGACTCGTCAGCGTCCGCAAGGATGGGACGCGCCGGTTCTACCGGGCCAACCGTGAAGCGCTGGGCCCGCTGGTGCACTGGCTGGAGCAGATGTGGGCCACCGAGCTCGACCGGCTCGCCGAGCTGGCCGAAGCGGCCGAGCGTGAGGAGACGGCGTGACGCCGGAGGTGGTGGTCGAACGGCGTATCAACGCCTCGCAAGCCACGGTCTTCTCGTTCTTCACCGACAGCGCGCGCTGGCTGTCCTGGATGGGCGTCGAAGCCGAGCTCGACCCGCGACCCGGCGGCGTCTTCCGCATGCTCGTGCGCGGCGACGACATGGCGGCCGGCGAGTTCGTGATCGTCGAGCCGCACAGTCACATCGTCTTCACCTGGGGCTGGGAGGCCGAGGGCAGCCCGGTGCCGCCGGGCAGCAGCACCGTCGACATCACGTTGGAAGCCGACGGCGCCGCCACGAACCTGCGCCTGCGTCACCGCGGGCTGCCGGTCGAGATGTTCGCCGAGCACGGCAAGGGCTGGAACCACTACCTCGACCGGCTCGTCGTCCGCGGCGACGGCCGCGATCCGGGAACCGACGAGGGTTACCCCGCCTAGCTCACTCGGCGAGGGAGGCGAACCACTTCGTCCAGCGCTCGTTGACCGCGTCGAAATCGCCGAAGTCGTACGTGGTCAGCACGGCCAGGCAGTGACCGCCCGGCTTGGGCGCGTCGGCGACGATCAGCAGGCCGATCGAGTCCACGACGAGCGCGATCTGGAGCTCGCTGCGGGCATAGACCTCACCGGCGAAGGTGTCACCGGTCGCCAGCGTCACGGTGTACGCGCCGTCGATGCCTGCCACGCCGAGCTTCGCCCGCAGTGAGTCGCCGGGCACGGGCCCGTGCAGGAACACCGTCTGCCGCTCGGCGAGACCGTGGCGCTCCATGCCGAACCGCAGCTGCACCAGGAAGGTCCGCCAGCCCTCGGTGATGTCGTCGTAGTAGGCCTCCCACTCCG encodes:
- a CDS encoding TIGR03086 family metal-binding protein, with translation MSEGPVTDQLAAAEATLKICVATLHRLGPDDGTRQTPCADFNVDQVVEHLLGSLSSLSAIAGKPLETPADGTHEARVAASGRHAIDAWRARGLDGVVQAGPVERDAALTAAIMSLELLVHAWDVEVALGRTLDVSDQLCSYVLEQARQVVIPPMRAGRFGPEVAAPEDATGLERLIAFTGRTA
- a CDS encoding SRPBCC domain-containing protein, with protein sequence MTEEPLKIEVTIAAPADEVWRAMRDPELIRRWHGWHLDSLDAEIQMIYVDEVTEDAENHVLETGGDRFSLHSADGGTVVRLTRGPRGANPEWEAYYDDITEGWRTFLVQLRFGMERHGLAERQTVFLHGPVPGDSLRAKLGVAGIDGAYTVTLATGDTFAGEVYARSELQIALVVDSIGLLIVADAPKPGGHCLAVLTTYDFGDFDAVNERWTKWFASLAE
- a CDS encoding ArsR/SmtB family transcription factor; translated protein: MDALAVVAEPRRRAILRLVWDAERSAGEVAEHFDVTFGAVSQHLGVLRKAGLVSVRKDGTRRFYRANREALGPLVHWLEQMWATELDRLAELAEAAEREETA
- a CDS encoding SRPBCC domain-containing protein, which gives rise to MTPEVVVERRINASQATVFSFFTDSARWLSWMGVEAELDPRPGGVFRMLVRGDDMAAGEFVIVEPHSHIVFTWGWEAEGSPVPPGSSTVDITLEADGAATNLRLRHRGLPVEMFAEHGKGWNHYLDRLVVRGDGRDPGTDEGYPA